Proteins encoded together in one Lepus europaeus isolate LE1 chromosome 13, mLepTim1.pri, whole genome shotgun sequence window:
- the C13H2orf92 gene encoding uncharacterized protein C2orf92 homolog: MPCAQLLHFLRKNIIITAFSVAAILAVTIMLLLMLTSYVRSRQPLYPPANMTYNIFIMNGKTWWQKSPEKNLRKFSGKQKLLKSNSCV; encoded by the exons ATGCCCTGTGCACAGCTCCTGCACTTCCTGCGCAAGAACATCATCATCACCGCCTTCTCCGTGGCCGCCATCCTTGCCGTCACGATCATGCTGCTGCTCATGTTGACCTCGTACGTCAGGAGCAGGCAGCCCCT ATACCCGCCGGCAAACATGACCTataatattttcatcatgaatggcAAGACTTGGTGGCAGAAGTCTCCAGAAAAGAATCTCAGGAAGTTTTCTGGGAAGCAGAAGCTTCTGAAGAGCAATTCGTGTGTCTAA